From Actinopolymorpha cephalotaxi, one genomic window encodes:
- a CDS encoding DoxX family protein, whose product MIEVLLVSALLVFRAVGALGVRRFRTWPASAAHALAVMLLVTASAHFVPAAVTAMPNHGDLVAMVPPIVPFPDAVVYLTGVLELLGAAGLVVVATRWSAAVGLTALFVLLLPANVYAALADVPFQGHAPTPLGLRVAEQVLYLAVAVWVARSADPAPARRVLHVLHPRRPQATPEPATGRS is encoded by the coding sequence GTGATCGAAGTCCTGCTCGTCTCCGCTCTGCTCGTCTTCCGCGCCGTCGGTGCGCTGGGTGTACGCCGGTTCCGCACCTGGCCGGCGAGCGCCGCGCACGCCTTGGCGGTCATGCTCCTCGTCACCGCCAGCGCCCACTTCGTGCCGGCGGCCGTGACCGCGATGCCGAACCACGGGGACCTGGTCGCAATGGTGCCGCCGATCGTGCCGTTCCCCGACGCGGTCGTGTATCTCACCGGCGTGCTGGAGCTACTCGGCGCCGCCGGTCTGGTGGTCGTGGCGACGCGCTGGTCCGCGGCGGTCGGCCTGACGGCGCTGTTCGTCCTGCTCCTTCCGGCGAACGTCTACGCCGCTCTTGCCGACGTGCCGTTCCAGGGGCACGCGCCCACGCCCCTGGGGCTACGCGTCGCCGAACAGGTCCTCTACCTCGCGGTCGCCGTCTGGGTGGCCCGTTCGGCTGATCCCGCACCCGCCCGGCGCGTACTGCACGTACTCCACCCGCGCCGGCCCCAGGCGACGCCGGAGCCGGCCACCGGCCGGTCGTGA
- a CDS encoding ABC transporter substrate-binding protein, whose protein sequence is MTLGACSSGGGEQGAQPKASKSAATSGKGSERKPLSPPKKLTEAPMLADQVKAGKLPEVAKRVPSSPYVVPHKWLEPAKYGGNLNVLVPETNDLQILEYMYGHSLLRFLNDALDIGPGLVESFESNADASEWTLHFRKGLHWSDGQPWTTADIMFWWEDMVLNTEHTEVPPDEARSGKGTVMKMTAPDENTLVLSYDAPAPLTPIRLAGYVNRGNGSTWMEPKHYLKQYHPRYNKSAPKNWASADGEFEKKRNQVQTPGCPVMTGWVLKSYKEGRQAVWERNPYYWVVDREGRQLPNVDQITFRANKDVEVGKLQIQQGKVDYVHGPFTGLTLGDVSGFKQTQKRSGMDTFFWDSGTGTGSMFFFNYDYQDPKMRALVRKPKFRQALSYAFKRADARKQIYFNTGELTTGTMSPKAGEYQSGAEGQKIYKQWRDSYVKYDPAKAKALLDELGVKDTNGDGKREMPDGSPLAIRLDYPADTGDEHQQKNNMLKRDWEAVGLTVKLNPVAPEGYGDQWANGRLASQCAWEVSNGPDHFAQVAWLVPVESSRWAPLEGQMFNLRGTAAEKEQLDVDPFKRTPPRMAPEKGGPIERLWKLYDQAKLEPDELKRRRLAFEIVKIHIDEGPFFMGTVANTPAVMLAHKDLRNVPRKENLTQGGFVNPWQHPTPAVYDPETYFWQNPDKHTT, encoded by the coding sequence GTGACACTCGGCGCGTGCTCCTCGGGAGGCGGTGAACAGGGCGCACAACCCAAGGCGAGCAAGTCGGCGGCGACCTCGGGGAAGGGCTCGGAGCGCAAGCCGCTCTCACCGCCGAAGAAGCTCACCGAGGCGCCGATGCTGGCCGACCAGGTGAAGGCCGGCAAGCTCCCGGAGGTGGCGAAGCGAGTCCCTTCCAGCCCGTACGTCGTTCCGCACAAGTGGCTCGAGCCCGCGAAGTACGGCGGAAACCTCAACGTCCTCGTTCCGGAGACCAACGACCTGCAGATCCTGGAGTACATGTACGGCCACTCCCTGCTGCGGTTCCTCAACGATGCCCTGGACATCGGTCCCGGTCTGGTGGAGAGCTTCGAGTCCAACGCCGACGCCTCGGAGTGGACGCTGCACTTCCGCAAGGGGCTGCACTGGTCCGACGGACAGCCGTGGACGACGGCGGACATCATGTTCTGGTGGGAGGACATGGTCCTCAACACCGAGCACACCGAGGTCCCGCCCGACGAGGCACGGTCGGGCAAGGGCACCGTGATGAAGATGACCGCACCGGACGAGAACACCCTCGTCCTCTCCTACGACGCGCCGGCACCGCTCACGCCGATCCGGCTGGCGGGGTACGTCAATCGTGGCAACGGTTCGACCTGGATGGAGCCCAAGCACTACCTGAAGCAGTATCACCCGCGCTACAACAAGTCCGCGCCGAAGAACTGGGCCAGTGCCGACGGCGAGTTCGAGAAGAAGCGCAACCAGGTGCAGACGCCCGGCTGCCCCGTCATGACCGGCTGGGTCCTCAAGTCCTACAAGGAGGGCCGCCAGGCCGTCTGGGAACGCAACCCCTACTACTGGGTCGTCGACCGGGAGGGCCGCCAGCTGCCCAACGTCGACCAGATCACCTTCCGTGCCAACAAGGACGTCGAGGTCGGCAAGCTGCAGATCCAGCAGGGCAAGGTCGACTACGTCCACGGCCCGTTCACCGGGCTGACGCTCGGGGACGTGTCGGGCTTCAAACAGACCCAGAAGCGCAGCGGGATGGACACCTTCTTCTGGGACAGCGGAACCGGCACCGGTTCGATGTTCTTCTTCAACTACGACTACCAGGACCCGAAGATGCGGGCCCTCGTCCGCAAGCCGAAGTTCCGCCAGGCGCTGTCGTACGCCTTCAAACGCGCGGACGCCCGAAAGCAGATCTACTTCAACACCGGCGAACTCACCACCGGGACGATGAGCCCGAAGGCCGGGGAGTACCAGTCCGGCGCCGAGGGTCAGAAGATCTACAAGCAGTGGCGCGACTCCTACGTGAAGTACGACCCGGCCAAGGCGAAAGCGCTGCTTGACGAGCTCGGCGTCAAGGACACCAACGGCGACGGCAAGCGGGAGATGCCCGACGGCAGCCCGCTGGCGATCCGGCTGGACTATCCCGCCGACACCGGTGACGAGCACCAGCAGAAGAACAACATGCTCAAGCGGGACTGGGAAGCGGTCGGCCTGACGGTCAAACTCAACCCGGTCGCACCCGAGGGCTACGGCGACCAGTGGGCCAACGGCCGACTGGCCTCCCAGTGCGCGTGGGAGGTCAGCAACGGACCTGACCACTTCGCCCAGGTCGCCTGGCTGGTGCCGGTCGAGTCCAGCCGGTGGGCTCCGCTGGAGGGGCAGATGTTCAACCTGCGCGGGACGGCGGCGGAGAAGGAACAGCTCGACGTCGACCCGTTCAAGCGCACCCCGCCGCGAATGGCGCCGGAGAAGGGCGGCCCGATCGAGCGGCTGTGGAAGCTGTACGACCAGGCCAAGCTGGAGCCGGACGAGCTCAAGCGGCGCCGGCTCGCGTTCGAGATCGTGAAGATCCACATCGACGAGGGACCGTTCTTCATGGGCACGGTGGCCAACACCCCGGCGGTCATGCTGGCCCACAAGGACCTGCGCAACGTGCCCCGCAAGGAGAACCTCACCCAGGGCGGCTTCGTCAACCCGTGGCAGCACCCGACGCCCGCGGTGTACGACCCGGAGACGTACTTCTGGCAGAACCCCGACAAGCACACCACCTGA
- a CDS encoding amidohydrolase family protein has protein sequence MTPPDPGQVAALPKADLHVHQEAAPRLDRVLARREERPPYDWAAWRRRLVAELPPGQLRLGSLGSAPILMELDDDEMFVARTVDILTEHASAGGCYVEVRCGGDSVLRDGFMELFRTAEHQVQTVHPHLRAEALAVFADLTAPADYLARKADACVRAAAEGLAGVDFIVTPYGSDADWSVAYRLAEPLAEAGLGITAHAGELTTADLPAAARMPGLTRIGHGVHAAYDPSLTQLLLDREVTLEVALSCNELFGVLPATQEHPLLTLLTAGVPVTLATDDPVQIGTTIDAEYAAAAQLGVDNDQLLQITRNAIRAAFTTAERRTELIDHVEQVARPSLH, from the coding sequence ATGACACCGCCCGACCCCGGCCAGGTGGCGGCTCTGCCGAAAGCGGACCTGCATGTTCACCAGGAAGCCGCCCCGCGGCTGGACCGCGTCCTCGCCCGGCGGGAGGAACGCCCGCCCTACGACTGGGCGGCCTGGCGACGTCGGCTGGTGGCGGAGCTTCCACCCGGGCAGCTCCGGCTGGGTTCGCTGGGCAGCGCCCCCATCCTGATGGAGCTCGACGACGACGAGATGTTCGTGGCGCGCACCGTCGACATCCTGACCGAGCACGCCAGTGCCGGTGGGTGCTACGTCGAGGTGCGCTGCGGCGGCGACTCGGTGCTGCGAGACGGGTTCATGGAACTGTTCCGTACTGCCGAACACCAGGTTCAGACAGTCCATCCTCACCTGCGCGCCGAAGCGCTCGCGGTCTTCGCCGACCTCACCGCGCCCGCGGACTACCTTGCCCGCAAGGCCGATGCGTGTGTACGGGCGGCTGCTGAGGGTCTGGCCGGGGTGGACTTCATCGTCACGCCGTACGGCAGCGACGCCGACTGGTCGGTCGCATACCGGCTGGCCGAGCCGCTCGCCGAAGCCGGCCTGGGCATCACCGCGCACGCGGGAGAGTTGACCACCGCCGACCTCCCGGCCGCCGCGCGCATGCCCGGCCTGACCCGGATCGGACACGGTGTGCACGCGGCGTACGACCCTTCGCTGACCCAGCTCCTGCTGGACCGCGAGGTGACGTTGGAAGTCGCGCTCTCCTGTAACGAACTGTTCGGCGTTCTTCCTGCCACGCAGGAGCATCCACTGCTCACGCTACTGACCGCCGGAGTGCCGGTCACGTTGGCGACCGACGATCCGGTCCAGATCGGGACGACCATCGACGCGGAGTATGCCGCCGCTGCGCAACTCGGGGTTGACAACGACCAACTTCTGCAGATCACCCGGAACGCGATCAGAGCTGCCTTCACCACGGCGGAGCGGCGTACCGAACTGATCGATCACGTCGAGCAGGTCGCGCGGCCATCACTGCACTGA
- a CDS encoding glycine--tRNA ligase — MATVVTMQDALLALTNYWTERGAMIVQPFNTEVGAGTYNPATILRVLGPEPWRVAYVEPSVRPDDARYGENPNRLQTHTQFQVILKPDPGDPQEVYLGSLGALGIDVDAHDIRFVEDNWASPALGAWGLGWEVWLDGLEITQFTYFQQAGGKNLDPVSVEITYGIERILMALQGVGHFKDIAYAPGISYGEVFGQSEYEMSRYYLDDADVATNWRLFEDYEGEARRCITERLPVPAHNFVLKCSHVFNVLDSRGAISTTERANAFGRMRSLARQVATLWAERREELGNPLGLVEPPPLAQAPAEDSAYPTIDEPSTLLFELGTEELPHAEVRRTAEAVREGLTSRLAGTRLTHGEVRTYATPRRVVAVVEAVAPHEPDAERTVRGPKVAAAYDADGNPTKAAQGFARGQGVDPADLTRIEQGGTEYVAAVRTDVGRPAARVLSELLGSLVADLRSDTNMRWSDPKLSFTRPIRWLLALLGEQAVPVAVSALASGTTTRVRRTAAEPVVTVPSADGYLDFLRRHEITASPDERRELVVAASQALAAQVGGVIDLEGEAALVEEIVNLVEHPVPLLGSFSADYLDLPAEILTTVMRKHQRYLPVRAADGTLLPHFVAVADGSCDADVVRAGNEAVLRARYEDAAFFWRADLEVPPEQHRAGLAKLAFESRLGSMAERADRISAVAGRLGELVSVSGDDATALARAGELTKFDLGSQMVVELTSLAGTMAREYAVRAGETEAVAAALYDMELPRAAGGPLPATRPGALLALADRLDLLAGLFAVGANPTGSSDPFALRRAALGVVSILRDRADLAAVTVERGLSLAAERIRAQGVEVPDKALADAGEFVVRRYEQQLLDAGHEYTQVQAVLPLAGTPALADQTLRELSRRTSDPAFADVVAALQRVRRIVPADVAGGYDPAALTEPEELALHQELGKVADALGTDYSLAEFADAVGGLVGPVNAFFDAVLVMADDPAVRAARLGLLASIRDLAAPVLDWDAL, encoded by the coding sequence GTGGCAACTGTGGTGACGATGCAGGACGCGCTCCTCGCGCTGACGAACTACTGGACCGAGCGCGGCGCGATGATCGTGCAGCCCTTCAACACCGAGGTCGGAGCGGGTACGTACAACCCCGCCACGATCCTCCGGGTGCTGGGGCCGGAGCCGTGGCGGGTGGCGTACGTCGAGCCGAGCGTCCGCCCCGACGACGCGCGGTACGGCGAGAACCCCAACCGCCTGCAGACCCACACCCAGTTCCAGGTGATCCTCAAGCCCGACCCGGGTGACCCGCAGGAGGTCTACCTCGGCAGCCTGGGCGCGCTCGGCATCGACGTGGACGCGCACGACATCCGGTTCGTCGAGGACAACTGGGCGTCCCCGGCGCTCGGCGCGTGGGGCCTGGGCTGGGAGGTGTGGCTGGACGGCCTGGAGATCACCCAGTTCACGTACTTCCAGCAGGCCGGCGGCAAGAACCTCGACCCGGTGTCGGTGGAGATCACCTACGGCATCGAGCGGATCCTGATGGCGCTGCAGGGCGTCGGCCACTTCAAGGACATCGCCTACGCGCCCGGTATCTCCTACGGCGAGGTGTTCGGCCAGTCCGAGTACGAAATGAGCCGGTACTACCTCGACGACGCCGACGTGGCCACCAACTGGCGGCTGTTCGAGGACTACGAGGGGGAGGCCCGCCGGTGCATCACCGAGCGGCTGCCGGTACCCGCGCACAACTTCGTGCTGAAGTGCTCCCACGTCTTCAACGTGCTCGACTCCCGCGGCGCGATCAGCACCACCGAGCGGGCGAACGCCTTCGGCCGGATGCGCTCGCTGGCCCGCCAGGTCGCCACGCTGTGGGCCGAACGCCGGGAGGAGCTGGGCAACCCGCTCGGCCTGGTCGAGCCGCCGCCGCTCGCGCAGGCGCCGGCCGAGGACTCCGCGTACCCCACGATCGACGAGCCGTCGACGCTGCTGTTCGAGCTCGGCACCGAGGAGCTTCCGCACGCGGAGGTACGCCGGACCGCCGAGGCCGTCCGCGAGGGGCTGACCAGCCGGCTCGCCGGCACCCGGCTGACCCACGGTGAGGTCCGCACCTACGCCACGCCGCGGCGAGTCGTCGCGGTCGTGGAGGCGGTGGCCCCGCACGAGCCGGACGCCGAGCGCACGGTGCGCGGCCCGAAGGTCGCCGCCGCCTACGACGCCGACGGCAACCCGACCAAGGCGGCGCAGGGGTTCGCCCGCGGCCAGGGCGTGGACCCCGCCGACCTGACCCGGATCGAGCAGGGCGGCACGGAGTACGTCGCCGCCGTGCGCACTGACGTCGGCCGGCCGGCCGCACGGGTGCTGTCGGAGCTGCTCGGCTCGCTGGTGGCCGACCTGCGTTCGGACACCAACATGCGCTGGAGCGACCCGAAGCTGTCGTTCACCCGCCCGATCCGCTGGCTGCTGGCCCTGCTCGGTGAGCAGGCCGTTCCGGTCGCGGTCTCCGCGCTGGCCTCCGGCACCACCACCCGGGTGCGGCGTACGGCGGCGGAGCCGGTCGTGACCGTGCCGTCCGCCGACGGCTACCTCGACTTCCTGCGCCGGCACGAGATCACCGCCAGCCCGGACGAACGCCGCGAGCTCGTCGTGGCCGCGTCCCAGGCGCTGGCCGCGCAGGTGGGCGGCGTGATCGACCTGGAGGGCGAGGCGGCCCTGGTCGAGGAGATCGTCAACCTGGTCGAGCACCCGGTGCCGCTCCTGGGCTCGTTCTCGGCCGACTACCTCGACCTGCCGGCGGAGATCCTCACCACGGTGATGCGCAAGCACCAGCGCTACCTCCCGGTGCGCGCTGCCGACGGCACGCTGCTGCCGCACTTCGTCGCGGTCGCCGACGGTTCCTGTGACGCCGACGTGGTGCGCGCCGGCAACGAGGCGGTGCTGCGGGCACGGTATGAGGACGCGGCGTTCTTCTGGCGGGCCGACCTGGAGGTGCCGCCGGAGCAGCACCGCGCCGGGCTCGCCAAGCTGGCGTTCGAGAGCCGTCTCGGCTCGATGGCCGAACGCGCCGACCGGATCTCCGCGGTGGCGGGCCGGCTCGGTGAGCTGGTGTCGGTCTCCGGCGACGACGCGACCGCGCTTGCCCGGGCGGGTGAGCTGACGAAGTTCGACCTGGGCTCGCAGATGGTCGTCGAGCTGACCTCGCTGGCCGGGACGATGGCCCGCGAGTACGCCGTGCGCGCGGGGGAGACCGAGGCGGTAGCCGCCGCGCTGTACGACATGGAGCTGCCCCGTGCCGCCGGTGGCCCGCTGCCGGCGACCCGCCCGGGCGCCCTGCTCGCGCTGGCGGACCGGCTGGACCTGCTGGCCGGACTGTTCGCGGTCGGTGCCAACCCGACCGGAAGCTCCGACCCGTTCGCGTTGCGGCGGGCCGCGCTGGGCGTGGTGAGCATCCTGCGCGACCGGGCCGACCTCGCCGCGGTGACGGTGGAGCGTGGGCTTTCGCTGGCCGCCGAGCGGATCCGGGCTCAGGGCGTCGAGGTGCCCGACAAGGCGCTGGCCGACGCGGGGGAGTTCGTCGTACGGCGGTACGAACAGCAGTTGCTGGACGCCGGGCACGAGTACACCCAGGTGCAGGCGGTGCTGCCGCTGGCGGGGACGCCTGCGCTGGCCGACCAGACGCTGCGGGAGCTGTCCCGGCGTACGTCCGACCCGGCGTTCGCCGACGTGGTGGCGGCGCTGCAGCGGGTGCGGCGGATCGTGCCGGCCGACGTGGCCGGCGGCTACGACCCGGCCGCGCTGACCGAGCCGGAGGAGCTGGCGCTGCACCAGGAGCTGGGCAAGGTCGCCGACGCTCTCGGGACGGACTACTCCCTGGCGGAGTTCGCGGACGCGGTCGGCGGGCTGGTCGGGCCGGTCAACGCGTTCTTCGACGCGGTGCTGGTGATGGCCGACGACCCGGCGGTACGCGCCGCCCGGTTGGGGCTGCTGGCCTCGATCCGTGACCTGGCCGCGCCGGTGCTCGACTGGGACGCCCTGTAG
- a CDS encoding mycothiol transferase, producing MTDTDQTTAQAIDPPWEPPLAGTETEHLLGALNRLRTTFRWKAGHLDEAGLKTRIGASSLTLGGLLKHLAGCEDYIFTTKLRGEPIGDPWEAMGWDGSNDWEFTSAADDSPEELYALWDGAVERSQARLDAALADGGLDQLVHASSPDGRHASLRRLVCDLIEEYGRHTGHADLLREAVDGAVGEDPPAGWHV from the coding sequence ATGACCGACACCGACCAGACGACCGCTCAGGCGATCGACCCGCCCTGGGAGCCACCGCTCGCCGGCACCGAGACCGAGCACCTCCTCGGCGCGCTCAACCGGCTGCGTACGACGTTCCGCTGGAAGGCGGGCCACCTCGACGAGGCCGGGCTGAAGACACGCATCGGGGCCTCTTCGCTGACGCTCGGGGGCCTGCTCAAACACCTCGCCGGCTGCGAGGACTACATCTTCACCACCAAGCTGCGCGGGGAGCCGATCGGTGATCCGTGGGAGGCGATGGGGTGGGATGGCAGCAACGACTGGGAGTTCACCTCGGCCGCCGACGACTCCCCTGAGGAGCTCTATGCCCTGTGGGACGGTGCGGTCGAACGCTCCCAGGCGCGACTCGACGCCGCGCTGGCCGACGGCGGGCTCGACCAACTCGTGCACGCCTCCTCCCCCGACGGTCGCCACGCCAGCCTGCGCCGGCTGGTGTGCGACCTGATCGAGGAGTACGGCCGGCACACCGGGCACGCCGACCTGCTCCGCGAGGCGGTGGACGGCGCGGTCGGTGAGGACCCTCCGGCCGGTTGGCACGTCTGA
- a CDS encoding HNH endonuclease signature motif containing protein yields MSDDGKHFDGHPGEDLGGCRVLPAGFEDLPGGPELAVAIASVDLAACDGWELEEYVKGARRLSCWVESRCLTGVNELAHADPGMCTGPGGRRFTADFRVIVDRVTDAKPDLWDAIEAALFPKVLQLRGGLLRAKVEAEVLRADTDAAVERHKAKRSARDVAIWPSVDGVADLGIRGLSADQAAEAYGNIDAIARAVKSGGDPRKLGQLRADVAASLLTGMADIIDCSTPTDTDNHTDEDQAAQEEPEQDEAGQAEGEPDQRPSGDGHCTVHRYPDHDVHPDWCQCGDCAPAQTGALTGVDTWCTCSVTHDTAAHEAAEHHAAAVHPAGEDAAAEHAAGEGEAGVSAAGPAAASDTGSDTGSAAGQIPQQNRRPDEPTDPTDPPPAGSTPPRPPWSSSQPSWGPIRTRSKIQLNIPLTTLMGLSTQPGELGGFGPVITEVAERIVANHLDNPEARFSVGVTHPVTGRLLHLHPIPARFLRGLQAELVHARDQRCVWTTCRRPAATCHLDHNTEYADGGETSVDNIAPLCPRHHKAKTERDWKLKQTGPGEHTLTNPFGRQYLSRAPSLTDPAVDEPEPATAGARSAEDDLPPF; encoded by the coding sequence ATGAGCGACGACGGTAAGCACTTCGACGGCCACCCGGGTGAGGACCTGGGTGGCTGTCGGGTGCTGCCTGCGGGGTTTGAGGATTTGCCGGGTGGGCCGGAGTTGGCGGTGGCGATCGCTTCGGTCGACCTGGCCGCGTGTGACGGGTGGGAGTTGGAGGAGTACGTCAAGGGGGCACGGCGGCTGAGCTGCTGGGTGGAGTCCCGCTGTTTGACAGGGGTGAACGAGCTTGCCCACGCTGATCCGGGTATGTGTACCGGTCCGGGCGGGCGCAGGTTCACCGCGGACTTTCGCGTCATCGTCGACCGGGTCACCGACGCCAAGCCCGACCTGTGGGACGCCATCGAGGCCGCCCTGTTTCCGAAGGTGCTCCAACTGCGGGGCGGGTTGTTGCGGGCGAAGGTGGAGGCAGAGGTCCTCAGGGCAGACACCGACGCGGCAGTGGAACGGCACAAGGCCAAGCGCTCCGCGCGTGACGTCGCGATCTGGCCCTCCGTCGACGGAGTCGCCGACCTCGGCATCCGAGGACTGTCCGCCGACCAGGCCGCGGAGGCGTACGGGAACATCGACGCGATCGCGCGTGCAGTGAAGTCCGGCGGCGACCCCCGCAAACTCGGCCAGCTCCGCGCCGACGTCGCCGCCTCCCTGCTGACCGGCATGGCCGACATCATCGACTGCTCCACCCCCACCGACACCGACAATCACACCGACGAAGACCAGGCAGCTCAAGAAGAGCCCGAGCAGGACGAGGCAGGGCAGGCCGAAGGTGAGCCCGACCAGCGGCCGAGCGGGGACGGGCACTGCACCGTTCACCGGTACCCCGACCACGACGTGCACCCCGACTGGTGCCAGTGCGGGGACTGCGCTCCCGCTCAGACCGGCGCCCTGACAGGTGTCGACACCTGGTGCACCTGCTCCGTCACCCATGACACCGCAGCACATGAGGCGGCCGAGCACCACGCAGCCGCAGTACACCCAGCCGGCGAGGACGCAGCCGCAGAGCACGCAGCCGGTGAGGGCGAAGCAGGTGTGAGTGCAGCCGGTCCGGCCGCCGCTTCCGACACCGGTTCCGACACCGGTTCCGCCGCGGGACAGATCCCGCAGCAGAACCGCCGACCCGACGAGCCGACCGACCCGACCGACCCGCCACCTGCCGGGTCGACACCACCGCGGCCGCCCTGGTCGTCCTCGCAGCCGAGCTGGGGGCCGATACGAACGCGCTCGAAGATCCAGCTGAACATCCCGCTGACCACGCTGATGGGGCTGTCCACCCAGCCCGGGGAACTCGGCGGGTTCGGACCCGTCATCACCGAGGTCGCCGAACGCATCGTGGCGAACCACCTCGACAACCCCGAAGCCCGCTTCAGCGTCGGCGTCACCCATCCGGTCACCGGACGCTTACTGCACCTGCATCCCATACCGGCGAGGTTCCTGCGCGGACTGCAGGCCGAGCTCGTCCATGCCCGCGACCAGCGCTGCGTGTGGACCACCTGCCGCAGACCCGCCGCGACCTGTCACCTGGACCACAACACCGAGTACGCCGACGGCGGAGAAACCTCCGTCGACAACATCGCACCCCTGTGCCCACGCCACCACAAGGCGAAAACCGAGAGGGACTGGAAACTGAAGCAGACCGGACCCGGCGAACACACCCTCACCAACCCCTTCGGCCGCCAGTACCTCAGCCGGGCGCCCTCCCTCACCGACCCAGCCGTCGACGAGCCGGAACCCGCCACCGCCGGAGCACGGTCGGCCGAGGATGACCTACCGCCGTTCTGA
- a CDS encoding GNAT family N-acetyltransferase: MTNELPVSAFSVKPTLVGKQVLLRPFLAEDTPVLRSMLRDVEIARLTGSVHAADQTDPWDETAEARMQAWYGSRNAQPDRLDLAVVDRRSGGCVGEVVLNQWDEPNRSCNIRIALVAGGQGRGLGTEAMRLMVGHGFEQLGLHRISLNVYDFNPRARRAYEKVGFVQEGARRDVLYVDGGWESDVLMSILAPDWERRRSVQ; the protein is encoded by the coding sequence GTGACCAACGAGCTGCCCGTGAGCGCCTTCTCCGTCAAGCCCACCCTGGTCGGGAAGCAGGTGCTGCTGCGGCCCTTCCTCGCGGAGGACACCCCCGTCCTGCGGTCCATGCTCCGTGACGTCGAGATCGCCCGGCTGACCGGCAGTGTGCACGCCGCCGACCAGACCGACCCCTGGGACGAGACGGCCGAGGCGCGGATGCAGGCGTGGTACGGCAGCCGGAACGCGCAGCCGGACCGGCTGGACCTGGCCGTCGTCGATCGGCGCAGTGGCGGGTGTGTGGGTGAGGTCGTCCTGAACCAGTGGGACGAGCCCAACCGCAGCTGCAACATCCGCATCGCGCTCGTGGCCGGCGGTCAGGGCCGCGGTCTGGGTACCGAGGCGATGCGACTGATGGTCGGCCACGGGTTCGAACAGCTCGGCCTGCACCGGATCTCCCTGAACGTGTACGACTTCAATCCCCGCGCCCGACGCGCCTACGAGAAGGTCGGCTTCGTGCAGGAAGGAGCCCGGCGCGACGTGCTGTACGTCGACGGCGGCTGGGAGTCCGACGTGCTGATGAGCATTCTGGCGCCGGACTGGGAACGCCGCCGTTCAGTGCAGTGA
- a CDS encoding class I SAM-dependent methyltransferase, giving the protein MDPRRTVSSTERAAPSHPPDTYEDLVADALAAAEAMSGWDFSYLQGRTSGGELSWSYPALAREAVSRSAALLDLDTGGGELLASLAPLPSHTVATECWEPNVRAARKRLEPLGVEVRRAQEDARLPVADGEFDLALNRHGAFDVDEVWRALSPGGIFLTQQGGTRNDLELNAALGAPPAQDVDADECARTLAGLENRGFSILTTQEEFAPYAFHDIAAVVYQLTVVSWVIPDFDVRRYDAKLRELDHQLRTEGPLVVHNHRYLIRAARPTADTPAHR; this is encoded by the coding sequence ATGGATCCCCGCCGTACTGTTTCCTCGACCGAACGCGCCGCCCCCTCTCACCCGCCCGACACCTACGAAGACCTCGTCGCCGATGCCCTGGCCGCCGCCGAGGCGATGAGCGGGTGGGACTTCTCCTACCTGCAAGGGCGGACCAGCGGCGGCGAGCTTTCCTGGTCCTACCCGGCCCTTGCCCGCGAGGCGGTCTCGCGCTCCGCCGCCCTGCTCGACCTCGACACCGGCGGTGGTGAACTGCTCGCCTCGCTGGCCCCGCTTCCTTCCCACACTGTCGCCACCGAGTGCTGGGAGCCGAACGTGCGCGCCGCGCGAAAGCGCCTCGAGCCGTTGGGTGTCGAGGTACGCAGGGCGCAGGAGGACGCTCGGCTACCCGTCGCCGACGGTGAGTTCGACCTGGCCCTCAACCGGCACGGGGCGTTCGACGTCGACGAGGTGTGGCGGGCGTTGTCGCCGGGCGGGATCTTCCTCACCCAGCAGGGCGGAACGCGCAACGACCTCGAGCTCAACGCCGCGCTCGGGGCGCCGCCCGCCCAGGACGTGGACGCCGACGAGTGCGCCAGAACCCTCGCGGGGTTGGAGAATCGTGGGTTCTCGATCCTCACCACACAGGAGGAGTTCGCACCGTACGCCTTCCACGACATTGCCGCGGTGGTCTACCAGCTGACCGTGGTGTCCTGGGTGATCCCCGACTTCGACGTACGCCGGTACGACGCGAAGCTCCGGGAGCTCGACCACCAGCTCCGCACGGAGGGTCCGCTCGTGGTGCACAACCACCGCTACCTGATCAGGGCTGCGAGGCCGACGGCGGACACGCCTGCCCACCGCTGA
- a CDS encoding ester cyclase: MNSFVRQILRLWDEPIVDWAAAETAFHAVYADPVVVNDVKLAVPDLVSRALALQETYEGRTTEIIETFESDGRIALAVRMRGRHVGALATPLGPVAPTGRMVEIRVVDLLTVSGGRVSAVTTLSDELSLLRQLNAVALI; encoded by the coding sequence ATGAACTCCTTCGTCAGGCAGATCCTGCGGCTGTGGGACGAACCGATCGTCGACTGGGCGGCGGCCGAGACCGCCTTCCACGCGGTGTACGCCGACCCGGTGGTGGTCAACGACGTCAAGCTGGCCGTGCCGGACCTGGTGAGCCGGGCGCTGGCCCTGCAGGAAACCTACGAAGGCCGTACGACGGAGATCATCGAGACGTTCGAGTCCGACGGCCGGATCGCGCTGGCGGTCCGGATGCGGGGACGGCACGTAGGTGCGCTGGCCACCCCGCTCGGCCCGGTCGCACCGACCGGGCGGATGGTGGAGATCCGGGTGGTCGACCTGCTCACCGTGTCCGGCGGCCGGGTCAGCGCGGTCACCACGTTGTCCGACGAGCTCAGCCTGCTCCGCCAGCTGAACGCCGTGGCGCTCATCTGA